The sequence below is a genomic window from Ipomoea triloba cultivar NCNSP0323 chromosome 10, ASM357664v1.
acaaAAGACTGATCCGTATAGCTGGTCCGTCAAGAAGTCACCCGACCGGTCAGTCATAGTCATCAACCCGACTggaataaatcacttgtgatcaaCCGGTCTGCTTGTACCGATAGGCCTCGTGACAAAATGCTCTCGGATCACCCTTGGAGTCGCCCCGACAGAAACACATCCGACCGGTTTACCAAAGGATGACTGGTCGGTCAACAAAGTGATGCGACCTACAAGCCGGAATCTTATCTTACACGACAAGTAAAGCAGTCCAACTTGCGCCTGCATGTCAGCGATTGAGAACTTGCGGCTCTGCAACCTCGACCAGTCAACCTACGCGTAGCCTGCAGAGTGACCGCCTgaccaagccaacaagaagacgCCACATCAAGCCACTTGCAGTCGATGCATTAAATGCGTAGACCGGCttgattagtataaataggatgGGTCTCCCCCTCGCTTCTCATCTCCATCTGATTGTAACTACTACTCACTACTTGTAATCTCACCCTACAACATCAATCTATATCACGGTCTACACCCCGTGTAACCGTTCACTGGTAATTCCCACTCTGTAATTGCAACCTGACAACCTTACAAGAGCAGCCTGCGTTATTCCAAGCGGCCCGCTTGTAATCACTTACCACTCAGGATATTTCTTAACTTCGGACTGCCCGGTCGCCATACGGTAGACCGACCGGTTGACCTACGAGCGCCCTCCCACTTATTGACAAACATACGTATTCGTAGTGTAATCGTAACCCCCGgttccatttacgctatcattggcgccgttcGTGGGAAACTGAGCGAGACACTCTGTCTGTCCCGTTAAATCTTTCACCTTGCTTGTTTAAGATGGCAACCAGCATGAGGAGTCGGAGTCAGGGCTACGTGCAGAGAGAAGGCTCAACCCGTCAGGTTGGACACCACCCCGACAATGTGGCCGAAACACTCCCCGAGGATGATCTACGTCGACAGTTGGACCGTTCGAGGGGCTTGATGAACGAGCTCACCTCCAACCACGCAAGACATGATACACAAACCACCCAACCAGTCGGTTAGAATCCAGACCAGCAAGCTGGAAACACAAATTTCCACCCCGCCATTTCACTACCAATGAATGGCGCAACCCAATTGTCCTCAAATTAGtgaatagagttaatacccaaaattgttctcgactatagtggtttttctcaattttgtcctaaacgatTTTGGTGTCATAAAGTGGTCCCAGACTTTAGTGTTATCACTCAAAATTGTCCTCCGTTAGTTAAGCTGTCAAAAGGGTGTTAAGTCCAGGGATAATatagtcatttccattttagTTCTTCTTCACCGTCTCCTTCCTCTAGACCTCTACTTATGCTCTGAACAGAGAAGTTGAAGCAACAACTGCAAATTCAAACTGCTATACTCTGAACTTCCATTGCTTGCCATGTGTCTACGCTGAATATAAAAACACCCAGCCGACCAGCATCTCCTCTGTCCAAATCCATTTGTTTAAAGAGTTTCTGAAGCTTGCGACTGAGTCATGGCTATTGAATCGGAATCGCAAAAGAAGAACTTGGTTAGCTTTCTGCCTCTAGTCGGAGAGGCTTACACTTCAGTTGGGATTGAGTCGCCAAAGGATATTTCTCAGcaccttcttcttcaattcaacAATGGCAAGAATAAAGAGCATCTTCTTGTGTTCCTGGAGAGAGcctccatgtgggagtgttaaccgggacaccggatgccactatgTCTAGAATCTTAGTTGTCAAGCAAATATGTGTCATAGTTTCTCTCTTGTAGAATGACATTTTCACCCGTCTATATTGCACCACCTCTTTGCATACATCAATTATCAAATCTGTCTATATTGCACTTTTGTGCCAAGATTATAGTTTCTTAGGAATTCCCCAACTTGCAGGGCATATTAAGGGGAGTACGTTGTCTTCCTCTAGAATAGGTCTTGTAGGTGCATTTGAATGTATTTGATTTAGTCTAGTCGTGAAACTGCATTGCtattttcttcttatttcttTGTCTATATTTGGCTTCTTTATATCAATGAATCACCTCCCACTCATTCTTCACTATTTACATCAAAAGATAATACATAATACATGTACTTTTCTTATTAAAAcgatgaaaattattattactcaaGGAAAACAATACAAGAAACATAGTacattaaaatacatatatatattaaaaataaaaaagcgtTAATGCACAACGACTAAGATTATACTTCAAAATAACTACTCTATGTCCCTTAAAATTAAATGCAAGTTcttttaatgtttcaattatgcttctAACAATAACTAGGAGAAGATATATATTAGACTTGAATTTGAATCAAATCCTCATTTTGAATTGGAACCGGAAGGTGACCATTCTCTTGGAGACTCTTTACCGTCTCATATAAGCATTGTTTCACTGGTGTAAACTCTAGCCCGATGTTCTTAATCTTTCCGTTATTGAACTTGTACGGAATTGCCCTTGGCTTCATCTCGTCTTTGCACCTAAACACCACATGTAGTAATATTACACTATGAACCAACCATCatacattttaaaaacaattcAAAGAGAATAATAACATACTTGGTAGGAACAGGATACTCAGGGAAAAATTTAGCAAGAATTTCAACCACTTCGCTACGATGAAGGATTCTATCAGCGCAGATATAGCGTCCAGATGCGGAAGGAGTCTCGTAGAGAAGGATGTGCGCTAGGGCTACATCCCTAACGTGGACATAGCCTTGGACTGCATTAGCATAAGTTTTGACCGAGCCAGTCATGTACTTGAGAATGTGAACGACACTAGCGTTGACTGTGGGTTGTAGCAATGGTCCGAGTACCAACATTGGGTTGAGCACGACTAGGTCTATTCCTTTCTCCTTTGCCACTTCCCATGCTATTTGTTCTGCCACGGTTTTCCCATAGCAGTACCAATTCTACAAATgcatataatatgtataatgtTTCAAAggaatttattttcaattatggGAGGCGTTAGGTTAGatataattgcaatttcattctcaccaaattttataaaatttataatttaattgtttagTTGAAGGGAATTGCAATTGTACCTCGGTGGTCTTGCAGAAGTCAATGTCACTCCAACAAGTCTCATCCACAACCTTGTCTGGCGCTCTGTTAGGATTCATGTACACCGCACCTATCGAAGAAGTGAACACCACTCGACGTATTCCGCCCACCTCCGCCGCCGCCATTAACACGTTCTTCGTTCCCATCATGGCCGCCTCCACCATTTGCTATTTCCACATTTCATATCAAATTAGCcgtaaagaaaatgaaattttaatccCTCTCTATAAACAACAAAGATATGACCATATGCAAACACTCAGAGTCACTGAATCACATTCTACTATTTACCAAGTTGACTGAGTATATAAACTTGAAACAATAAAGTCACTAGTTCGAATCTCAATTTTCTTAGTATGAGTCGGTCAGCTATATATGGACAACTTAAAATTGGTTTATCATGATCTTTTGTttgctagggtcacaaggtgagATTTACCTAGTGCATACCCTCAGATAATGGCGGCAAATTTCACacttcactcaaaaaaaaataaagatgtgATCACATGATGAATAACAGAAGTccaaaatataaattctatGTTGCTTCATCACAATGTATAAATTGAGGTCTATTATATATAGAGCGTACTTACAGGATCATCGGTAACTGGAGATGCAGTGTGGAAAACGCCATCGCAGCCGTGGATAGCTTGACGCAAGCTCTGAAAATCAAGGAGATCAGCTTTGCAAAGTGTGAGCCTCTCCTTTGCTCCTTCAAGCTCCATCAAATGAACATTCTTTTGATCATCTACAATATATTAATCATAAACACAacattaaatatattacttaGAGTATTAGATGAGAAGGTAATGAATACATATAGATGAGATGAGAATAAAAACCTGGATTTCTAACGGTTCCTCTGACGGTGTAGCCTTTCTCCAGGAGGAGTTTGACAAGCCAGGAGGCAATGAAACCTCCGGCGCCGGTGACGCATACAACTGGGCCAGAAACCGACGGCATATTTGTCTGATTGTTAGTATGGAAATGAGAAAAGATGGAGTTTGCCTGGGTGTATATATAGTGATTAGTGAATAACAATGCATGGAAGGGAGGATATTTATAGTTGGTTAGTTGTCACCACTGCCGACCCACCTGGCACCTACTACCAAAGTTAGCACTTAGCCAGGTAAAGGGAAATTGTATAATAATGGAAAGTTGAAAATGAAGTTTCTATTATTGGAGTGAGATCACAATCCAAAAAATCGCCTGACGGAAAATTGAATCatctccccctccccctccccctccccctcctcctcttattattattattattattattattattattagagtcattttcatttttggtcctactgttattggagcattaccaattttagtccacttcattaatttttgccacattgcggccagtcttatttagtctttgccacttttagtccaccgtcaaattttttgtcaaatagccgtccaaaacaagggtatttttgatcttttcatgctttggtcatctccttgacccggttttccttacacattttatccaatgaagaggtccgacgaaagccatATGAGTCACATTACAAGGCCATGGCTTTCGCCtaacctcttcattggatgaaaatgtgcaaGGAAAACAACTACAAAGGGTAAAAGAGattatcaaagca
It includes:
- the LOC116033296 gene encoding cinnamoyl-CoA reductase 1-like produces the protein MPSVSGPVVCVTGAGGFIASWLVKLLLEKGYTVRGTVRNPDDQKNVHLMELEGAKERLTLCKADLLDFQSLRQAIHGCDGVFHTASPVTDDPQMVEAAMMGTKNVLMAAAEVGGIRRVVFTSSIGAVYMNPNRAPDKVVDETCWSDIDFCKTTENWYCYGKTVAEQIAWEVAKEKGIDLVVLNPMLVLGPLLQPTVNASVVHILKYMTGSVKTYANAVQGYVHVRDVALAHILLYETPSASGRYICADRILHRSEVVEILAKFFPEYPVPTKCKDEMKPRAIPYKFNNGKIKNIGLEFTPVKQCLYETVKSLQENGHLPVPIQNEDLIQIQV